In the Chryseobacterium sp. MYb264 genome, one interval contains:
- the gcvH gene encoding glycine cleavage system protein GcvH has protein sequence MNTPSELKYTKDHEWIKIEGNVATIGITDFAQGELGDIVYVDVDTVDDDLEGGAVFGSVEAVKTVSDLFLPIAGKVIEFNSDLEDAPETLNSDPYGDGWIIKLEIAEGADHGELLSAEEYQAIIG, from the coding sequence ATGAACACACCATCAGAATTAAAGTACACTAAAGATCACGAATGGATTAAGATCGAAGGTAATGTGGCTACCATTGGTATTACAGATTTCGCACAAGGAGAACTTGGGGATATCGTATATGTAGATGTAGATACTGTAGATGATGATTTGGAAGGAGGTGCAGTATTCGGAAGTGTAGAAGCTGTAAAAACAGTTTCAGACCTGTTCTTGCCGATCGCAGGAAAAGTGATTGAGTTTAATTCAGACTTAGAAGATGCTCCGGAAACATTAAATTCAGATCCTTATGGAGACGGATGGATCATCAAATTAGAAATTGCTGAAGGTGCTGATCACGGAGAATTATTATCTGCAGAAGAATATCAGGCGATCATTGGATAA
- the ygiD gene encoding 4,5-DOPA dioxygenase extradiol yields the protein MNLNDLQNLSENFGNTQRMPVLFLGHGSPMNAIEENQFVKGFRKSATEIPKPNAILCISAHWYTQGTKVTAMDMPRTIHDFGGFPQALFDVQYPAPGNPELAHETAELLAPVLVEEDHNWGLDHGAWSVIKHMYPNADIPVIQMSIDYTKPPQYHFDLAKRLNKLREKGILMIGSGNIVHNLRLIDWRNINTVGAGWDWAIEAREKTNNWLLDGDFQPIIDYQKQGTSLRYAVPTPDHYLPLIYTLGLKNKSEDLALFNDELIGGSLSMTSVRIG from the coding sequence ATGAACCTCAACGATCTACAAAACCTCAGCGAAAATTTCGGAAATACACAGAGAATGCCTGTTCTTTTTTTGGGACACGGTTCACCTATGAACGCGATTGAAGAAAATCAGTTTGTGAAGGGTTTCAGGAAATCAGCAACCGAAATTCCGAAGCCGAATGCTATTTTATGTATTTCCGCGCATTGGTACACCCAAGGAACGAAAGTGACTGCGATGGATATGCCAAGAACGATTCATGATTTCGGTGGCTTTCCGCAGGCTTTGTTTGATGTTCAGTATCCGGCTCCCGGAAATCCTGAGTTGGCACATGAAACGGCGGAGCTGTTAGCGCCTGTTTTGGTGGAAGAAGATCATAATTGGGGGTTAGATCACGGTGCATGGTCTGTTATTAAACACATGTATCCGAATGCTGATATTCCTGTCATTCAGATGAGTATTGATTATACAAAACCTCCGCAATATCATTTTGATTTAGCGAAAAGATTAAATAAACTCCGCGAAAAAGGTATTTTAATGATCGGCAGCGGAAATATTGTTCATAATTTAAGATTAATTGACTGGAGAAATATCAATACAGTCGGAGCTGGCTGGGATTGGGCTATTGAAGCTCGTGAGAAAACCAACAACTGGCTTCTGGACGGAGATTTTCAGCCTATTATCGATTATCAAAAACAGGGAACTTCTTTACGATACGCGGTTCCTACTCCGGATCATTATTTACCATTAATTTACACTTTAGGTTTAAAAAATAAATCTGAGGATCTGGCTTTATTTAATGATGAATTAATTGGCGGTTCGCTGAGTATGACGAGCGTGAGAATTGGATAA
- a CDS encoding carboxypeptidase-like regulatory domain-containing protein, with protein sequence MKKTLLLFLVLLPFYMTIAQVIKGTVVNDAEQKIVNVAIYIDGTKTGTSSKEDGSFSLHISSNNSGNIVFQKEGYETYSTPVSAVLNKTLKVILLKSNDIEEVRIIPYTEEAYKNFINYFLDNFIGHDRENVRIKNQRTLKFAFDKKNQTLKVKAPKTLIIENKILGYQIEYNLINFAADFNEKMVNYVGTSFFRETKNSDKIKLNRMNAYDGNMLHFFRSIYQNTISEDQFIVNHVVKVPNPKYPNSEELEALKNFKEMARISRVASVPDDILNISQRKNANKPYALAITKTLIPDADYVKREDGKVWFSFKDMLQVNYKKYYYELKGKQFIKTKEPVIISSFLHPEGETFEVSKDGNITTPDLLITEGDFSKNKIENMLPLDYQLGD encoded by the coding sequence ATGAAAAAAACACTTTTACTTTTTTTAGTCTTATTGCCTTTTTATATGACAATTGCACAGGTCATTAAAGGAACTGTAGTGAATGACGCTGAGCAGAAAATTGTGAACGTCGCTATTTATATTGACGGCACAAAAACCGGAACCAGCTCTAAAGAAGACGGGAGTTTTAGCTTACATATATCGTCCAACAATTCAGGGAATATTGTTTTTCAGAAAGAAGGATATGAAACCTATTCTACGCCGGTTTCAGCGGTTCTCAATAAAACGTTAAAAGTAATTTTACTCAAAAGCAATGATATTGAGGAAGTCAGAATTATTCCTTATACAGAAGAAGCGTACAAGAATTTCATCAATTATTTCCTTGATAATTTTATTGGTCATGATCGTGAAAATGTAAGAATTAAAAATCAGCGGACTTTAAAATTTGCTTTCGATAAAAAGAATCAGACGCTTAAGGTAAAAGCTCCGAAAACATTAATTATTGAAAATAAAATTCTGGGCTATCAGATTGAATATAACCTTATCAATTTCGCCGCAGATTTCAATGAAAAAATGGTGAATTATGTTGGTACAAGCTTTTTCAGGGAAACCAAAAATTCAGATAAAATAAAACTTAACCGAATGAATGCCTACGACGGAAATATGCTTCATTTTTTCAGAAGTATTTATCAGAATACGATTTCTGAAGATCAGTTTATAGTCAATCATGTGGTGAAAGTTCCGAATCCGAAATATCCGAATTCAGAAGAACTGGAAGCCTTGAAGAACTTTAAAGAAATGGCGAGAATTTCGAGAGTTGCCTCAGTTCCCGATGATATCTTAAATATATCCCAAAGAAAAAACGCCAATAAACCTTACGCCTTAGCGATTACTAAAACCCTCATCCCAGACGCCGACTATGTGAAAAGAGAGGACGGAAAAGTATGGTTTAGCTTTAAAGATATGCTTCAGGTGAACTATAAGAAATATTATTACGAATTAAAAGGGAAGCAATTTATAAAAACGAAGGAACCTGTTATCATATCCTCTTTTTTGCATCCTGAAGGTGAAACTTTTGAGGTTTCAAAAGACGGAAATATTACCACTCCGGATTTATTGATCACTGAAGGAGATTTTTCTAAAAATAAAATTGAAAATATGCTGCCTCTGGATTATCAGTTGGGAGATTAG
- a CDS encoding YceI family protein, whose protein sequence is MATKWNLDPAHSELTFKVKHMMISNIKGNFTNFTAEIDAEDDTFANAKTTATIQTDSISTHNTDRDNHLKSAEFFNAEANPTITFESSALNNEVTGNLTINGITQPVTLDVDFNGINVDPWGNTKAGFSFEGKINRKDFGLNWNAALEAGGVMVSEEVKIAGELQFVKQA, encoded by the coding sequence ATGGCTACAAAATGGAACCTAGACCCTGCTCACAGTGAACTTACTTTTAAAGTAAAACACATGATGATCTCTAATATTAAAGGAAACTTTACCAACTTCACTGCAGAAATTGATGCTGAAGATGATACTTTTGCCAATGCAAAGACTACAGCTACTATTCAGACAGATTCTATCTCTACACACAATACGGACAGAGATAACCACTTAAAATCTGCCGAATTCTTCAATGCTGAAGCAAACCCAACCATTACTTTCGAATCTTCTGCATTGAACAACGAAGTAACAGGAAATTTAACAATTAACGGGATTACACAGCCTGTAACTCTTGATGTAGATTTCAACGGGATCAACGTAGATCCATGGGGGAATACGAAAGCAGGTTTCTCTTTCGAAGGGAAAATCAACAGAAAAGATTTCGGATTAAACTGGAATGCAGCTCTTGAAGCGGGAGGTGTAATGGTAAGCGAGGAAGTAAAAATCGCTGGAGAATTACAGTTTGTAAAACAAGCTTAA
- a CDS encoding VanZ family protein gives MPIYWAFLTYMLLKPGEENQEYWFMFNGLDKVLHLSIFAALGFCFIATFPKIRFSYFFQIILIYAFLTEILQEEMGLGRSMETLDIVADTIGCLIGYYTYKLFVKKFI, from the coding sequence TTGCCCATTTATTGGGCATTTCTTACTTATATGCTGCTAAAGCCGGGAGAAGAAAACCAGGAATACTGGTTCATGTTCAACGGCCTCGACAAAGTTTTGCACCTAAGCATCTTTGCCGCATTGGGATTTTGCTTTATTGCCACTTTCCCTAAAATTAGATTTTCCTATTTTTTTCAGATCATTCTTATCTACGCCTTTCTTACTGAAATCCTTCAGGAAGAAATGGGACTTGGAAGATCTATGGAAACCCTCGATATCGTCGCAGATACCATCGGCTGCCTTATCGGCTATTACACATACAAACTATTTGTCAAAAAATTCATCTAA
- the sov gene encoding T9SS outer membrane translocon Sov/SprA: MSVSAFAQVPAEPPIIKKDYELADPTTYEAFYDIKTGMYYVYPKVGNTITGPPTAMSPEDYKEFMMATQTKAYYKEKSEKYSLLYRKDKGDAAKKGLIPSLMIRNKLFETIFGSNKIEIIPSGYASFDLAGLYQKIDNPLILPQNRTSFTFDIDQRIQLGLLGKVGENLQLKANYDTQSGFAFENRMNLVWQSKGSWKDLQQKGLNDVNSPSAGGEDKIIKRVEFGNVNMPLSTSLIRGSESLFGVKTEFQLGKTYGTVVLSQQRGEARNIVVQGGGVMNTFKFNALDYEDNQHYFLDHYFLRNYDNALINYPQINSKINITRIEVWVLDQGNSALQNQKSIVGIRDLGEAAIGFPDNSQNGLYTAVSNAMGTREQGKNYAGTFQGQTFPGSTEPYQNGEHFIYNTKARRLTSNEFIFQPQLGYLSLNQRLNDNQLLAVSYSYTMSGSEKVYKVGEFSEESPVVVTKVLRPNSTINTASPMWELMMKNIYSMDASQVNQDGFILNVFYRDPKTGGKVNYLPDTPVKDINLLKLFNWDRLNVNGDLQNNGSTTGDGIFDFVSGITIRPESGKVIFTKAQPFGSYMSQILGSNDPQYVFSDLYSQQKQVASSSNLAQRYTIEGRYKGTQGQGISLGAVNVPQGSVKVSANGVQLTEGVDYTVDYMLGTVTIINEQVKQSGQAINISLENQLTFNTQRKSFFGINLERRFNENFTLGGTVVRYSEQPLTQKVNYGQEAVSNTMAGINMMYNNQLPFLTRLTNKIPMVKTEAPSNLNFKMEAAYLLPGLNKGTNDQSYIDDFEQTTSKISLKEPTAWSLASKPEKSGGVFTGAGKTNDLTEGYGRGLLSWYNIDPRFWSVGGRAPNGITPQSVSNHASRRVMYSEIYNNRDFVAGEQTYTNTFDISYYPQEKGPYNVNPNNETTQQRWAGIMRPISVSNFINSNIEYVEFWMMDPYADGGTLGADPKLLLHLGNVSEDVLKDGYMQYENGLPTGSTPSTTTSSNWGTQPKQPPILYAFSSEGDDRAMQDLGYDGLSSDQEAMRFGNTFVNPVTNLADPAVDDFVFYLSDKFTGSQGASVVQRYKYFRGPEGNSRSNSLEVSTQTPDAEDINKDYNLDQTESYNQYEVRLDQASLALGTDNNIVDEKIVKAQFQNGQTADVKWYLFRIPVKNYDKTEGDHNDGVLNNVRFARMMLTGFDQTSTLRFGTMDLVRSDWRTYPKNMAKYGTDTVADPSTDEGTINVPDPNNFEVGSVNIEENALNQPPYVLPPGIDRQVLSGNAGAQRQNESSLYMKASNLPAGESRGVFKNTALDMRRYKKLKLFVHAQDPKDGTYTGIDKKTKFFIRFGNDATDNYYEYEASLRITPKNATAPMDIWPFENEVNLDIQDFVDAKIRRDKNFPTDIAKRIMDNQFDAGENFKKIYIKGRPSLGNVATIVLGIRNDGDNRNQIERVLWVNEIRLSEIENDGGYAGNASLNFNLGDFAVINTSASYTSVGFGNIDSKPAERSQSTQSAFSINAAVNVDKLLPEKTGIKIPLNYSYSQTIEDPKYNPLDTDVEFSKAANKEQLKKVARTYTQQRSIGVVNMHKERVNTNKKPKFYDIENVSVTAVYNDDYYRDIYTKRNYRQYLRGYVDYNYTFKPWVVKPFNKMISDTAKSTKYLKWVKEFNFNPIPTRLSFRTEVDRNYNELEFRNIESILSGNVSDDFGAIRNRNFYFGWQYGLGFNFTKSLKLEINSATRTLNDNVDVNTMDNSAIFGNVFRSGRPVLYNHRVQLNYKLPFQYLPYLDFIDAEVGYGFTYNWNARSTSLLSFIDPDTNLPASLGSVGQNTNVIQATGTADFSKFFGQFKYFKDITAKLQKRKQEMDSLNNVYTQQWEKKRFKYKSYKFKNKLSVFQSMAFFLTSFKTLDVSYSENNGTVLPGLVSAPNWYGYGQTLGGPTIGFLLGSQADIRRTAIENGWLSNSAYMTDPYIQMSTKELRASLQVVPLADFRIDINALHTYNRNLTQSGFNVDAIVDDPSRPESLGFNNSFATDMVTYSNSAMLLKTSFKDGAAVYQAIRENARAISQQMIGIQGNDGFKQGYSIANAYVLIPAFRAAVEGKSAKAIGNAKKAGLPVPNWKVTYSGLKNIPVISGQFSKFDILHAYNATYTATGIQSSVDYYNATYTGERLDVNGDFINPYTFSQVGYVESFSPLIGIDVTMRNNMQFGIQYNKNRMLLLGLVNHTLTEDANTEYVVRLGYIIRNFRLGMTNVRGRGKGKGSDLNIRGDFSLRDSRTSITNILLDDSQITGGQRLMNIKLSADYNVSENLNLRVFYEQMTSKYKISTAFPLSTVRAGISATFTFGETGGGF; this comes from the coding sequence ATGTCAGTAAGTGCCTTTGCACAGGTACCTGCTGAACCTCCTATTATTAAGAAAGACTATGAACTCGCGGATCCCACAACGTACGAGGCTTTTTATGATATAAAAACCGGAATGTACTATGTATATCCTAAGGTAGGTAATACAATTACCGGGCCACCTACAGCAATGTCTCCGGAAGATTATAAGGAATTTATGATGGCTACCCAAACAAAGGCCTATTATAAAGAAAAATCGGAAAAGTACAGTCTGCTTTACAGAAAAGATAAAGGAGATGCAGCGAAAAAAGGCCTTATTCCTTCTCTTATGATCCGAAATAAGCTCTTTGAGACGATTTTTGGAAGCAATAAGATCGAGATCATCCCGTCTGGGTATGCTTCCTTTGACCTTGCAGGACTCTATCAAAAAATTGACAACCCTCTTATTTTACCTCAGAACCGAACCAGTTTTACTTTCGATATTGATCAGAGAATTCAGCTGGGGTTATTAGGAAAAGTAGGAGAAAATCTGCAGTTAAAGGCCAACTATGATACCCAGAGTGGTTTTGCATTCGAAAACCGGATGAACCTCGTATGGCAATCCAAAGGAAGCTGGAAAGATCTTCAGCAGAAAGGACTGAATGACGTGAATTCACCAAGTGCCGGAGGAGAAGACAAAATCATCAAGAGGGTAGAGTTTGGTAACGTCAATATGCCGCTTTCCACAAGTCTGATCCGTGGTTCCGAATCTTTATTTGGGGTTAAAACCGAATTCCAGTTAGGAAAAACCTATGGAACGGTGGTGCTTTCCCAACAAAGAGGGGAGGCAAGAAACATCGTAGTACAGGGAGGGGGTGTGATGAATACCTTTAAATTCAATGCCCTTGACTATGAAGATAACCAACACTATTTTTTAGATCACTATTTTTTAAGAAACTATGATAATGCTTTAATTAACTACCCACAGATCAATTCAAAAATCAATATTACCAGAATTGAAGTCTGGGTTTTAGATCAGGGAAATAGTGCGCTTCAAAATCAGAAGAGTATTGTGGGGATCAGAGATTTGGGTGAAGCCGCTATAGGTTTTCCGGATAACTCTCAGAACGGACTGTACACTGCCGTTTCAAATGCTATGGGAACAAGAGAGCAGGGGAAAAATTATGCAGGAACTTTCCAAGGGCAAACATTTCCCGGAAGTACGGAGCCTTATCAAAATGGAGAACATTTTATCTATAATACAAAAGCAAGAAGGCTAACCTCAAACGAATTCATTTTCCAGCCACAGCTGGGGTATCTTTCTTTAAATCAAAGATTAAATGATAATCAGCTTCTGGCAGTTTCGTATTCCTATACCATGAGCGGAAGTGAAAAAGTGTATAAAGTAGGGGAGTTCTCTGAGGAGAGTCCTGTGGTTGTAACTAAGGTATTAAGACCAAACTCCACTATAAACACAGCTTCGCCAATGTGGGAATTGATGATGAAAAATATCTATTCCATGGATGCAAGCCAGGTGAATCAGGATGGATTTATTTTGAATGTTTTCTACAGAGATCCGAAAACAGGAGGTAAAGTAAATTACCTTCCTGATACTCCGGTTAAAGACATTAATTTACTTAAATTATTCAATTGGGACCGATTGAATGTAAATGGGGACTTACAAAATAACGGAAGCACAACGGGAGACGGTATCTTTGACTTTGTGAGCGGAATTACCATTCGACCGGAAAGCGGAAAAGTAATCTTTACGAAAGCTCAGCCCTTTGGTTCATACATGTCCCAGATATTGGGAAGTAATGATCCGCAATATGTTTTCTCAGATTTATACAGCCAGCAGAAACAAGTAGCTTCATCAAGTAACCTGGCACAAAGATATACCATCGAAGGCCGTTATAAAGGAACTCAGGGACAGGGGATCTCGTTGGGGGCGGTGAACGTGCCTCAGGGATCCGTAAAAGTGTCTGCCAATGGAGTACAGCTGACGGAAGGAGTTGACTACACCGTGGATTATATGCTGGGAACAGTAACAATCATCAACGAGCAGGTAAAACAGTCAGGACAGGCGATTAATATTTCATTAGAAAATCAATTGACATTTAATACCCAGAGAAAAAGTTTCTTCGGAATCAATTTAGAAAGGAGATTCAATGAAAACTTTACTTTGGGCGGAACAGTGGTGAGATACTCGGAACAACCTCTTACTCAAAAAGTAAATTACGGTCAGGAAGCGGTGAGTAATACCATGGCGGGAATCAATATGATGTATAATAATCAGTTGCCATTCCTGACAAGACTTACCAATAAAATACCGATGGTGAAAACAGAAGCACCATCTAACCTTAACTTCAAGATGGAAGCAGCTTATCTTCTTCCTGGTTTGAATAAGGGGACAAATGATCAATCCTATATTGATGATTTTGAACAGACCACTTCTAAGATTTCATTAAAGGAACCTACGGCCTGGAGCTTGGCATCAAAGCCTGAAAAATCAGGAGGTGTTTTTACCGGGGCAGGTAAAACAAATGATCTTACGGAAGGATACGGAAGAGGTTTGTTATCCTGGTACAATATCGATCCGAGATTCTGGAGTGTTGGTGGCAGGGCTCCTAACGGAATTACTCCACAATCGGTATCAAACCACGCTTCAAGGAGGGTTATGTATTCCGAAATCTATAATAACAGAGATTTTGTTGCCGGAGAGCAAACCTATACCAATACCTTTGATATTTCTTACTATCCGCAGGAAAAAGGACCATACAACGTTAACCCGAATAATGAGACCACTCAGCAGAGATGGGCGGGAATCATGAGACCTATCAGTGTTTCCAATTTTATCAACTCTAATATTGAATATGTTGAATTTTGGATGATGGATCCTTATGCAGATGGAGGAACACTGGGAGCAGATCCAAAATTATTGCTTCATTTGGGTAACGTGTCCGAAGATGTATTGAAAGATGGATACATGCAGTATGAAAACGGTTTGCCTACAGGTTCCACACCATCTACCACAACCAGCTCAAACTGGGGAACTCAGCCGAAACAGCCGCCAATTCTATATGCCTTCTCCAGTGAAGGTGATGACAGAGCAATGCAGGATTTGGGATATGATGGTTTGAGTTCAGATCAGGAAGCGATGAGGTTCGGGAATACTTTCGTAAACCCGGTGACCAATCTTGCTGACCCTGCAGTAGATGACTTCGTTTTCTATCTTTCTGATAAGTTCACGGGAAGTCAGGGGGCTTCAGTGGTTCAGCGATACAAATATTTCAGAGGCCCCGAAGGAAACTCGCGAAGCAATTCTCTTGAAGTGTCTACTCAAACTCCGGACGCTGAAGATATCAATAAGGATTATAACCTGGATCAAACAGAAAGCTATAATCAATATGAGGTTAGATTAGACCAGGCAAGTTTAGCATTGGGAACAGATAATAATATTGTTGACGAGAAAATTGTGAAAGCCCAATTCCAAAACGGGCAGACTGCTGATGTGAAGTGGTATTTATTCAGAATTCCTGTTAAAAATTATGACAAAACAGAAGGGGACCATAATGATGGAGTCCTGAACAATGTAAGATTTGCCAGAATGATGCTGACAGGTTTTGATCAGACTTCTACCTTAAGATTCGGAACCATGGATCTGGTAAGATCTGATTGGAGAACGTATCCTAAAAATATGGCTAAATATGGAACAGATACCGTTGCAGACCCATCTACGGATGAAGGGACTATAAACGTACCTGATCCTAATAATTTTGAAGTAGGAAGTGTAAATATTGAAGAGAATGCGCTAAACCAGCCACCTTACGTTTTGCCTCCGGGAATTGACAGACAGGTATTAAGCGGAAATGCAGGGGCACAAAGACAAAATGAATCTTCATTATACATGAAAGCAAGTAATCTCCCTGCAGGAGAATCTAGAGGTGTATTTAAAAATACTGCTCTGGATATGAGAAGATATAAGAAATTGAAACTTTTTGTTCATGCTCAGGATCCTAAAGACGGAACTTATACGGGAATTGACAAAAAAACCAAATTCTTTATTCGTTTCGGGAATGATGCTACCGATAACTATTACGAATATGAAGCGTCTTTGAGAATTACCCCCAAAAACGCAACCGCCCCTATGGATATTTGGCCATTTGAAAATGAGGTTAATTTAGATATTCAGGATTTTGTTGATGCAAAAATCAGAAGAGATAAAAATTTCCCTACTGATATTGCGAAAAGAATTATGGATAATCAGTTTGATGCTGGAGAAAATTTCAAGAAAATCTATATCAAAGGTCGTCCAAGTTTAGGAAATGTAGCAACAATTGTATTAGGGATTAGAAATGATGGGGATAATAGAAACCAAATAGAGAGAGTTCTATGGGTAAACGAAATTCGTCTTTCAGAGATTGAAAACGATGGCGGTTATGCTGGAAATGCCAGCTTGAATTTCAACTTAGGAGATTTTGCGGTTATCAATACAAGTGCATCGTATACTTCAGTTGGTTTCGGAAATATAGATTCCAAACCGGCAGAAAGAAGCCAGTCTACCCAATCGGCTTTCAGTATCAACGCAGCAGTGAACGTAGATAAATTACTTCCTGAAAAAACAGGGATCAAAATTCCTTTAAACTACTCATATTCGCAGACCATCGAAGATCCAAAATATAATCCTTTGGATACCGATGTTGAGTTTAGTAAAGCAGCCAACAAAGAGCAGCTTAAGAAAGTGGCAAGAACCTATACCCAGCAAAGAAGTATCGGGGTAGTGAACATGCATAAGGAAAGAGTGAATACCAATAAGAAACCTAAATTCTACGATATAGAGAACGTTTCGGTAACGGCTGTTTATAATGACGACTATTACAGGGATATTTATACGAAGAGAAATTACAGACAGTATCTGAGAGGATATGTAGACTATAACTATACCTTCAAACCATGGGTAGTAAAGCCGTTCAACAAAATGATCAGCGATACGGCAAAATCTACAAAATATCTGAAATGGGTTAAAGAGTTTAATTTTAATCCGATTCCGACAAGATTATCTTTCAGAACAGAAGTCGACAGAAATTACAATGAGCTTGAATTTAGAAATATAGAATCCATCTTAAGTGGGAATGTATCGGATGACTTCGGGGCCATTAGAAACAGAAACTTCTATTTCGGATGGCAGTATGGTTTAGGATTTAACTTCACTAAATCATTGAAGCTGGAGATCAACTCCGCAACCAGAACACTGAATGACAATGTGGATGTAAACACCATGGACAACAGTGCCATTTTTGGAAATGTATTCAGATCGGGTAGACCGGTTCTTTACAACCATAGGGTACAGCTGAATTATAAATTGCCGTTCCAGTACTTACCCTATTTGGATTTCATCGATGCGGAAGTGGGCTACGGCTTCACCTATAACTGGAATGCAAGGTCTACTTCTTTGCTTAGTTTTATTGATCCTGATACCAACCTACCGGCGAGTTTGGGCTCGGTGGGGCAAAATACTAATGTGATTCAAGCCACAGGTACAGCAGATTTTTCCAAGTTTTTTGGCCAGTTTAAATACTTTAAAGACATTACAGCGAAACTTCAGAAGCGTAAGCAGGAAATGGATTCGTTAAACAATGTTTATACGCAGCAGTGGGAGAAAAAAAGATTTAAATATAAGAGCTATAAATTCAAAAATAAACTTAGCGTATTTCAGAGTATGGCTTTTTTCCTTACTTCTTTCAAAACATTGGATGTAAGCTACTCTGAAAATAATGGTACCGTTCTTCCGGGATTGGTTTCTGCACCGAATTGGTACGGATACGGACAGACCTTGGGAGGCCCGACCATAGGGTTTCTTTTGGGATCTCAGGCAGATATAAGAAGAACGGCAATTGAAAATGGATGGTTGAGTAATTCAGCTTACATGACGGACCCTTATATCCAAATGTCAACCAAAGAATTAAGAGCAAGTCTGCAGGTAGTGCCTCTTGCCGATTTCAGAATTGATATTAACGCATTGCATACCTATAACAGAAATCTTACACAGTCAGGATTTAATGTGGATGCTATTGTTGATGACCCGAGCAGGCCAGAGTCTTTAGGGTTTAATAACTCATTTGCCACCGATATGGTGACTTATTCCAATTCAGCGATGTTGCTGAAGACATCATTCAAAGATGGAGCTGCGGTTTACCAGGCGATCAGGGAAAATGCAAGAGCAATTTCTCAACAGATGATTGGTATTCAGGGAAATGATGGTTTCAAACAGGGTTACAGTATTGCCAATGCATATGTATTAATTCCAGCGTTCAGAGCGGCAGTGGAAGGTAAATCGGCAAAAGCAATCGGAAATGCCAAAAAGGCGGGATTACCGGTTCCTAACTGGAAGGTTACATACTCCGGATTGAAGAATATTCCTGTGATTAGTGGACAGTTCTCAAAGTTTGATATTTTACATGCGTATAATGCAACGTATACTGCAACGGGAATTCAATCGAGTGTGGATTATTATAACGCAACTTATACAGGGGAGAGATTAGATGTGAATGGAGACTTTATCAACCCATACACATTCTCTCAGGTTGGTTATGTTGAATCTTTCTCACCGCTTATCGGGATTGATGTTACCATGAGAAATAATATGCAGTTTGGTATTCAGTACAACAAAAACAGAATGTTATTATTAGGATTGGTAAACCATACTTTAACGGAAGATGCAAATACGGAATATGTAGTTCGATTAGGATATATCATCCGTAACTTCAGATTAGGAATGACGAATGTGAGAGGAAGAGGTAAAGGAAAAGGAAGCGATTTAAACATTAGAGGAGACTTCTCATTGAGAGACAGCCGAACAAGTATTACAAACATCTTGTTAGACGATTCTCAAATCACGGGAGGGCAGAGATTAATGAATATTAAGCTTTCTGCAGATTACAACGTTTCAGAAAACCTGAACCTAAGAGTATTCTACGAGCAGATGACTTCAAAATATAAGATTTCCACGGCGTTCCCGTTATCAACGGTCAGAGCCGGGATCTCAGCAACATTTACCTTCGGTGAAACCGGTGGAGGTTTCTAA